Genomic segment of Chryseobacterium culicis:
ATTCTACAGCATCCAGGCTCTGGGAGCTATGAATCCATTGAAAGTTTTAGGGATCATCATTTTGGCTCATACGGTAAGCCGGTTTATTTCAGGAACAATGATTTATACGCATCAGTATGTTACTGATATTGATGTCAGCAAATCAAAACCTTTAGCCAATAAACCATTAGACGGAATGGCTTTACTGATAGGATTCATCAGTGTTTTAATGGCTTTTGTCCTGATTCCGGACTGGCGGCTGATTTTTGCTTTTGGTCTGGCCTATTTAGGGAAAATCTATATGGGTTGGTATTTTAAAAAACATATCGGCGGCTATACGGGAGACTGCCTGGGATCTGTACAGCAGGTTTGTGAAGTTTTATTTTATTTAGGAACAATGATCGTATGGAAATTCATTTAATTCGTCATACCGCTGT
This window contains:
- a CDS encoding adenosylcobinamide-GDP ribazoletransferase: MKVLKNELIYFATAMMFFTRIPIPFTIPYSSEIMNKSQKYFAWIGLVIGLINAVILYLSTMLFNLEIGIVLMMIASVLLTGAFHEDGFTDMCDSFGGGYGKEKILTIMKDSRVGAYGTIGIILLFALKFYSIQALGAMNPLKVLGIIILAHTVSRFISGTMIYTHQYVTDIDVSKSKPLANKPLDGMALLIGFISVLMAFVLIPDWRLIFAFGLAYLGKIYMGWYFKKHIGGYTGDCLGSVQQVCEVLFYLGTMIVWKFI